In Vibrio sp. FE10, the following are encoded in one genomic region:
- the nhaB gene encoding Na(+)/H(+) antiporter NhaB yields MPMSLGNAFIKNFLGKAPDWYKLAIISFLIINPFVFFLVDPFVAGWLLVVEFIFTLAMALKCYPLQPGGLLAIQAVAIGMTKPEMVYHELQANLPVLLLLVFMVAGIYFMKELLLFIFTKILLGIQSKILLSVAFCVAAAFLSAFLDALTVIAVVISVAVGFYSIYHKVASGKGTTSAHDHTHDEEISELTRDDLENYRAFLRSLLMHAGVGTALGGVMTMVGEPQNLVIAKQAGWEFGEFIIRMLPVTLPVFICGIITCALVEKFKVFGYGAELPNNVRQILVEFDNKERANRTKQDVAKLWVQSAIAVWLIVGLALHVAEVGLIGLSVIILATAFTGVIEEHSMGKAFEEALPFTALLAVFFAVVAVIIDQGLFKPVIDAVLHVEDKGAQLALFYVANGILSMVSDNVFVGTVYINEVKTALVEGIITRDQFDLLAVAINTGTNLPSVATPNGQAAFLFLLTSALAPLIRLSYGRMVIMALPYTIVLALVGLAGIVFFVEPMTAWFYDAGWIIQRTGEVVAPVISGGH; encoded by the coding sequence ATGCCGATGTCTCTCGGAAACGCTTTTATCAAGAACTTCCTTGGTAAAGCTCCTGATTGGTATAAACTTGCCATCATTTCCTTTTTAATCATCAACCCGTTTGTTTTTTTCCTAGTTGACCCATTTGTTGCGGGCTGGCTGTTAGTGGTTGAGTTTATTTTCACTCTAGCTATGGCTCTAAAATGCTACCCTCTTCAACCGGGTGGTTTATTAGCCATTCAAGCAGTCGCCATTGGCATGACTAAACCTGAAATGGTTTATCACGAGCTCCAAGCAAACCTTCCTGTATTACTCTTACTCGTATTCATGGTTGCTGGTATTTACTTCATGAAAGAACTGCTTTTGTTCATTTTCACGAAGATCTTGCTTGGCATCCAATCTAAAATCTTACTCTCTGTTGCTTTCTGTGTTGCTGCTGCTTTCTTATCAGCATTCCTAGACGCACTAACAGTAATCGCCGTAGTTATTAGCGTTGCGGTCGGCTTCTACTCTATTTATCACAAGGTTGCATCAGGCAAAGGTACAACGTCTGCACACGATCATACTCATGATGAAGAGATCTCAGAGCTAACTCGTGACGATTTAGAAAACTACCGTGCTTTCCTACGTTCGCTACTTATGCACGCAGGTGTAGGTACTGCACTCGGTGGTGTAATGACCATGGTAGGTGAACCACAAAACTTAGTGATTGCTAAGCAAGCAGGCTGGGAATTCGGTGAATTTATCATCCGTATGCTGCCGGTAACATTGCCTGTATTCATCTGCGGCATTATCACTTGTGCACTTGTAGAGAAATTCAAAGTATTTGGTTACGGTGCAGAACTGCCAAATAACGTTCGCCAAATCTTAGTTGAATTTGACAACAAAGAACGCGCAAACCGTACAAAACAAGACGTAGCAAAACTATGGGTTCAAAGTGCAATCGCAGTTTGGCTTATCGTAGGCCTTGCGCTTCACGTGGCTGAAGTCGGTTTGATTGGCCTTTCAGTTATCATCTTAGCAACGGCATTTACTGGTGTAATTGAAGAGCACTCGATGGGTAAAGCCTTTGAAGAAGCGCTACCATTTACTGCCCTTCTTGCTGTCTTTTTCGCAGTCGTTGCAGTAATCATCGACCAGGGACTATTTAAGCCAGTGATCGATGCCGTACTTCACGTTGAAGATAAAGGCGCACAGCTCGCACTCTTCTACGTAGCCAACGGTATCTTATCGATGGTTTCAGATAACGTGTTCGTAGGTACGGTTTACATCAACGAAGTGAAAACTGCACTGGTTGAAGGCATCATCACTCGTGACCAATTTGACCTACTTGCTGTCGCTATCAACACAGGTACTAACCTACCTTCTGTTGCTACGCCAAACGGTCAAGCAGCATTCCTATTCTTATTAACATCGGCACTTGCCCCGTTAATTCGACTGTCTTACGGCCGCATGGTTATCATGGCTTTGCCATACACTATCGTACTGGCTCTTGTTGGCCTTGCTGGTATCGTGTTCTTTGTTGAACCGATGACAGCGTGGTTCTACGATGCAGGTTGGATCATTCAGCGCACTGGTGAAGTTGTTGCTCCAGTGATTTCTGGTGGTCACTAA
- a CDS encoding DUF1456 family protein → MTNNEILRRIQHALNLKNAQIIKAIEQADVTVAHDKVINWLKDDNDKSCATMKDKELAVFLNGFINLKRGKKEGEQPKPEVALTNNMIFMKLRIALNMKAEDVLDVLEVVGVSLSKYEIGAYFRKPENKNYKVCEDQLLCDYLNGVQFTNRPDSEEFGG, encoded by the coding sequence GTGACTAACAATGAAATCTTGCGTCGTATTCAACACGCACTAAACCTTAAAAATGCACAAATCATCAAGGCTATTGAACAAGCTGACGTTACCGTTGCTCACGATAAAGTGATTAACTGGCTGAAAGACGATAACGACAAGTCATGCGCAACGATGAAAGACAAAGAGTTAGCGGTATTTCTAAATGGTTTCATCAACCTAAAGCGTGGCAAGAAAGAAGGTGAGCAACCAAAACCTGAAGTTGCGCTAACGAACAACATGATTTTCATGAAGCTGCGTATCGCGCTAAACATGAAAGCTGAAGATGTGCTTGATGTACTAGAAGTTGTTGGTGTGAGCTTAAGTAAATACGAAATCGGTGCTTACTTCCGCAAGCCAGAAAACAAAAACTACAAAGTGTGTGAAGACCAATTACTTTGTGATTACTTAAATGGCGTTCAATTTACTAACCGCCCAGACTCAGAAGAGTTTGGGGGGTAA
- the dsbB gene encoding disulfide bond formation protein DsbB, with protein MNFFAMLKDFSKGRLSWLLLLAFILFFEACALFFQHVMMLGPCVMCIYERVAMLAIGVAAMIGAIAPNNPISRWLGLAGWGFGAYKGLMLALQHVDYQFNPSPFATCDLFVTFPSWAPLNQWAPWMFEAYGDCSKVVWQFLELSMPQWLVIIFAGNLVAFGFVVVSQFVKSKND; from the coding sequence GTGAACTTTTTTGCAATGCTTAAAGACTTCTCTAAGGGACGTTTATCTTGGCTTTTACTGCTGGCTTTCATACTATTTTTTGAAGCATGTGCCCTTTTCTTCCAGCACGTAATGATGCTTGGCCCTTGCGTGATGTGTATCTATGAACGCGTTGCCATGCTTGCTATCGGTGTCGCAGCAATGATTGGTGCTATTGCGCCGAATAATCCGATATCGCGTTGGCTAGGCCTGGCTGGTTGGGGATTTGGCGCATACAAAGGTTTGATGCTGGCATTACAACATGTTGACTACCAGTTTAATCCGTCACCTTTCGCAACCTGTGATTTATTCGTCACCTTCCCTAGCTGGGCGCCTCTAAACCAATGGGCTCCGTGGATGTTTGAAGCTTACGGCGACTGCAGCAAGGTCGTTTGGCAGTTCTTAGAACTTTCTATGCCTCAATGGCTGGTCATTATCTTCGCGGGTAACTTGGTTGCTTTCGGCTTTGTTGTTGTTTCTCAATTCGTAAAATCAAAGAATGACTAA
- a CDS encoding YecA family protein — translation MTYQLLSLPEQVTDITPQFIEGAILASNLATKPLDPEEWLAIVAPEAGKELVTIVTEQINRQHNLIQRSEYLLADVFAEGDFNEQFADFAEGFMMVWPTIEEQWQSVTVADGTLRMLQALLTTLMLAIDEEQTQQQMVAAGLQNPPSLADLVGQIDLMISEVALAADEAMLGNKSQSVNPFKDIGRNDLCPCESGKKFKQCCGKNS, via the coding sequence ATGACATATCAATTATTAAGCCTACCTGAACAAGTCACAGACATTACACCGCAGTTTATTGAAGGTGCAATTCTTGCTTCTAACTTAGCGACTAAACCATTAGATCCAGAAGAGTGGCTAGCTATCGTCGCGCCTGAAGCGGGTAAAGAGCTGGTAACAATCGTGACGGAACAAATTAACCGTCAGCACAACCTGATTCAGCGTAGTGAATACTTACTAGCCGATGTGTTTGCCGAAGGTGATTTTAACGAGCAATTCGCTGATTTCGCGGAAGGCTTTATGATGGTTTGGCCAACGATTGAAGAGCAGTGGCAAAGTGTGACAGTGGCGGATGGTACGCTACGTATGCTACAAGCGCTGCTAACGACATTGATGCTAGCAATCGATGAAGAACAAACTCAACAGCAAATGGTCGCTGCTGGCCTTCAGAATCCGCCATCGCTTGCAGACTTGGTTGGTCAGATTGATTTGATGATTTCTGAAGTGGCACTTGCGGCAGATGAAGCTATGCTGGGTAATAAGTCGCAAAGCGTGAACCCATTTAAAGACATTGGTCGAAACGATCTATGTCCGTGCGAAAGTGGCAAGAAATTCAAGCAATGCTGCGGTAAAAACAGCTAA
- the dusC gene encoding tRNA dihydrouridine(16) synthase DusC, translating to MRVILGPMEGVLDHLMREILTEINDYDLCVTEFVRIVDQLLPPHVFHRICPELHQGSQTMAGVPIHLQLLGQHPNWMAENAFQAASLGAKGIDINFGCPAKAVNKSNGGASLLKEPELIYQVVKACREAVPAHIPVSAKIRLGWEHPEECFEIVDAIEQAKADELTVHARTKVGGYKASEIKWDYINQIREKTSLPLIANGEIWNYQDGQDCIETTGVDSLMVCRGAFNIPNLGNVVKHNHQKMPWDKVIALLLRYSEFQIKGDKGMYYPNRVKQWFVYLSKGYPEANELFKEIRTFKKAPPIVERLQRYQEEHFHSA from the coding sequence ATGCGAGTAATACTTGGCCCTATGGAGGGCGTTCTTGATCATCTAATGCGCGAAATTCTTACGGAGATTAATGACTATGATCTCTGTGTCACAGAATTCGTACGTATCGTTGATCAACTTCTTCCTCCGCATGTTTTCCACCGTATTTGCCCTGAATTACATCAAGGCTCTCAAACCATGGCGGGTGTGCCTATTCACCTCCAACTTCTTGGACAACACCCAAATTGGATGGCTGAAAATGCCTTCCAAGCAGCAAGCTTAGGCGCTAAAGGGATCGATATTAACTTTGGGTGCCCTGCGAAAGCAGTAAATAAAAGTAATGGTGGGGCGTCACTACTAAAAGAGCCAGAGCTCATCTATCAAGTAGTGAAAGCTTGCCGTGAAGCGGTACCTGCACACATTCCGGTGTCCGCAAAAATTCGATTAGGTTGGGAACATCCTGAAGAGTGCTTTGAAATTGTCGACGCTATCGAGCAAGCAAAAGCTGACGAACTCACCGTGCATGCGCGAACCAAAGTTGGCGGCTATAAAGCCAGCGAAATCAAATGGGATTACATCAACCAAATAAGAGAGAAAACCTCTCTGCCGTTGATTGCGAATGGGGAAATTTGGAACTATCAAGATGGCCAAGATTGCATTGAGACAACGGGCGTCGACTCATTAATGGTCTGCCGTGGCGCTTTTAACATTCCAAACCTTGGTAATGTCGTTAAGCACAACCACCAGAAAATGCCATGGGATAAAGTAATCGCGCTTTTACTGCGCTATTCAGAGTTTCAAATTAAAGGGGATAAAGGCATGTACTACCCCAATAGAGTGAAACAGTGGTTTGTCTATTTAAGTAAAGGCTACCCTGAAGCGAACGAACTGTTTAAAGAAATTCGTACTTTCAAGAAAGCGCCGCCTATCGTAGAGCGCCTACAACGTTATCAAGAAGAGCATTTCCACTCAGCTTAA
- the metG gene encoding methionine--tRNA ligase, which translates to MATDPRQLLVTCALPYANGSIHLGHMLEHIQADIWVRYQRLRGNTVNFICADDAHGTPIMLKAQQMGITPEEMIAAVSEEHQKDFAGFDISFDNYHSTHSEENRELASHIYSELKKNGFISSRTISQLFDPEKEMFLPDRFVKGTCPKCKSEDQYGDNCDNCGETYSPTELINPKSAVSGATPVMKDSEHFFFDLPQFESMLKEWTRSGSLQNETANKMQEWFESGLQQWDISRDAPYFGFEIPGEKDKFFYVWLDAPVGYMASFKNLCDKRDDLNFDEYWKKDSTTELYHFIGKDIVYFHSLFWPAMLEGSGFRKPNNVFVHGYVTVNGAKMSKSKGTFIKASTYLNHLDPECLRYYYAAKLNSRIDDLDLNLEDFTQRVNADVVNKIVNLASRNAGFITKRFEGKLSAEFAEPELYNEFVAAAERIGQLYETREFSRAIREVTALADKANQYIDEKAPWVLAKEEGKEKELQEVSSVGINLFRVLMAYLKPVMPELAARTEAFLNEELTWEAIATPLTDHEITKFKALFSRIDPKKVEAMIESSKEDAAAEAAAKEKAEAEKEQASQTELDKEPIADEIEFDAFAAVDMRIARIISCEEVPKANKLLKFQLDIGGETRQVFSGIKSAYKPEELEGKLTVMVANLKPRKMKFGMSEGMILAAGPGGSDLWILEPHEGAQPGMRVM; encoded by the coding sequence ATGGCAACTGATCCAAGACAACTTTTGGTAACTTGTGCGCTTCCGTACGCTAACGGCTCGATTCACCTTGGCCATATGCTTGAGCATATCCAAGCTGATATCTGGGTTCGATACCAGCGTCTGCGTGGCAACACTGTAAACTTCATCTGTGCTGACGATGCTCACGGCACGCCAATTATGCTTAAAGCTCAACAGATGGGTATCACGCCAGAAGAGATGATCGCTGCTGTTAGTGAAGAGCACCAAAAAGACTTCGCTGGCTTTGATATCAGCTTTGATAACTACCACAGCACACATAGCGAAGAGAACCGTGAACTGGCTTCTCACATCTATTCAGAACTTAAAAAGAACGGTTTCATCTCTAGCCGTACTATTTCTCAGCTTTTCGATCCTGAGAAAGAGATGTTTCTTCCAGACCGTTTTGTAAAAGGTACTTGCCCTAAGTGTAAGTCAGAAGACCAATACGGTGATAACTGTGATAACTGTGGTGAGACATACAGCCCAACTGAACTGATTAACCCTAAATCAGCAGTTTCTGGCGCAACTCCAGTAATGAAAGACTCAGAGCACTTCTTCTTCGACCTACCTCAGTTCGAAAGCATGCTTAAAGAGTGGACTCGTTCTGGCTCTCTACAGAATGAAACTGCAAACAAAATGCAGGAATGGTTCGAGTCTGGCCTGCAACAGTGGGATATCTCACGTGATGCGCCTTACTTCGGCTTCGAAATCCCAGGCGAAAAAGACAAGTTCTTCTACGTATGGCTAGATGCGCCTGTTGGCTACATGGCTTCTTTCAAGAACCTATGTGACAAGCGTGACGATCTAAACTTCGACGAATACTGGAAGAAAGATAGCACAACTGAGCTTTACCACTTCATCGGTAAAGACATTGTGTACTTCCACTCTCTATTCTGGCCTGCAATGCTAGAAGGCTCTGGTTTCCGCAAGCCAAACAACGTATTCGTGCACGGCTACGTAACCGTAAACGGCGCTAAGATGTCTAAGTCAAAAGGCACATTCATCAAAGCAAGCACGTACCTAAACCACCTAGACCCTGAGTGTCTACGTTACTACTACGCTGCTAAGCTAAACAGCCGTATCGATGATTTAGACCTTAACCTTGAAGACTTCACTCAACGTGTAAACGCTGACGTCGTAAACAAGATTGTTAACTTGGCTTCTCGTAACGCCGGCTTCATCACTAAGCGTTTCGAAGGCAAGCTTTCTGCTGAATTTGCAGAGCCAGAGCTTTACAACGAATTCGTAGCAGCTGCTGAGCGTATCGGTCAACTGTACGAAACTCGTGAGTTTAGCCGCGCTATTCGTGAAGTAACGGCACTCGCTGACAAAGCTAACCAGTACATCGACGAAAAAGCACCTTGGGTTCTTGCGAAAGAAGAAGGTAAAGAGAAAGAGCTTCAAGAAGTTTCTTCTGTAGGTATTAACCTATTCCGCGTACTGATGGCTTACCTGAAACCCGTAATGCCAGAGCTAGCCGCTCGCACTGAAGCTTTCCTAAACGAAGAGCTAACGTGGGAAGCGATTGCTACTCCACTAACTGATCACGAAATCACTAAGTTCAAGGCGCTATTTAGCCGTATTGATCCGAAGAAAGTGGAAGCAATGATCGAGTCTTCTAAAGAAGACGCAGCCGCTGAAGCAGCTGCAAAAGAAAAAGCAGAAGCGGAAAAAGAGCAAGCAAGCCAAACTGAGCTAGACAAAGAGCCAATCGCAGATGAGATTGAGTTCGATGCCTTTGCAGCAGTCGATATGCGTATTGCTCGTATCATCTCTTGTGAAGAAGTACCAAAAGCGAACAAGCTGCTGAAATTCCAATTGGACATCGGTGGTGAGACTCGCCAAGTATTCTCTGGCATCAAGTCAGCATACAAACCTGAAGAGCTAGAAGGCAAGCTAACTGTCATGGTAGCAAACCTTAAACCTCGTAAAATGAAGTTTGGTATGTCTGAAGGCATGATCCTAGCTGCAGGCCCTGGTGGCAGTGACTTGTGGATCCTTGAACCACACGAAGGTGCTCAACCAGGTATGCGCGTAATGTAA
- the fadR gene encoding fatty acid metabolism transcriptional regulator FadR codes for MVIKAKSPAGFAEKYIIESIWNGRFPPGSILPAERELSELIGVTRTTLREVLQRLARDGWLTIQHGKPTKVNQFMETSGLHILDTLMTLDVDNASKMVEDLLAARTNISPIFMRYAFKANKEASERTITNVIESCEALLAAPTWDEFLESSPYADKIKQSVKEDVEKDEVKRQTILVAKTFNYYDYMLFQRLAFHSGNQIYGLIFNGVRKLYDRVGSYYFSNPEARRLAMEFYKNLFVICESGERENLPLVIRNYGIASAQIWNEMKTTLPTNFTEDDS; via the coding sequence ATGGTCATTAAGGCGAAGAGCCCGGCAGGATTTGCAGAAAAGTATATCATTGAAAGTATTTGGAATGGCCGTTTCCCTCCAGGTTCTATCTTGCCCGCAGAGCGTGAGCTTTCTGAACTGATTGGTGTTACACGTACTACGCTTCGTGAAGTACTACAACGTCTTGCTCGTGATGGTTGGTTGACGATCCAACACGGTAAGCCAACTAAAGTTAACCAGTTTATGGAAACCTCAGGTCTTCATATTCTAGATACGTTAATGACGTTGGATGTTGATAACGCAAGTAAAATGGTCGAAGACTTGCTTGCTGCACGTACCAATATCAGTCCTATCTTTATGCGTTATGCATTCAAAGCAAATAAAGAAGCTTCTGAGCGTACGATTACTAACGTGATTGAATCTTGTGAAGCGTTACTTGCGGCACCAACATGGGATGAATTCCTAGAGTCTTCTCCGTATGCTGACAAGATCAAACAATCAGTGAAAGAAGACGTAGAAAAAGATGAAGTGAAGCGTCAGACGATCTTAGTCGCTAAAACGTTTAACTACTACGATTACATGCTTTTCCAACGTTTAGCATTCCATTCAGGTAACCAAATTTACGGCCTGATTTTTAACGGCGTTCGTAAGCTGTACGACCGTGTTGGCAGCTACTACTTCTCTAACCCGGAAGCTCGTCGTTTAGCCATGGAATTCTACAAAAACTTGTTTGTTATTTGTGAAAGCGGTGAGCGTGAGAACTTACCACTTGTGATCCGCAACTACGGTATCGCAAGCGCACAGATTTGGAACGAGATGAAAACAACGTTGCCAACTAACTTTACTGAAGATGACAGCTAA
- a CDS encoding GGDEF domain-containing protein — translation MKVNRHFSLTFVLGFPAVIAAMLLSLIAKNHFDSVEKDISSEFQRIEEVFKRTTKIVTALDYSFSNYYKSGNPLFLDHNKQVVNGLCQIWPIDVLLLADGKTSDIPSVDIDYMLVGEESLCSETSDSYKSASEKIALAPILSFLSQLDEYHDGVHFIDTRGYVISSPEDFAKGLGKELLSTIKSRPYWQKTANNPDQLTLSGPAYRFDSLDRMISMTIPVFHKGVHQGMLSVDIDADKLLANANKHLAGRIDIIDTTLTSPSDSAAFYYKIELEGVASHHAMYYELNFSDEARHFFVYEKDSLIVAIIVYLFSVTIFFYVNSNIERGYFKELAAKDPMTGLLNRRGLEAFWRSVEHDQLFALTVFDIDDFKSINDTFGHDKGDDVIRYMSRQISNSIRSSDVAARFGGEEFVVYLKGDDRETLIRTLQRVKSAVCSKSADIIPNGFTISGGVCIVETEQSKLNFEEIFKYADEKLYVAKTTGKDRIEF, via the coding sequence ATGAAAGTAAATAGGCACTTTAGCCTTACCTTTGTTTTAGGTTTCCCTGCTGTGATCGCAGCAATGTTACTTAGCTTGATTGCAAAGAATCATTTTGATTCAGTAGAAAAAGACATCAGCAGTGAATTTCAACGTATCGAAGAGGTTTTCAAGAGAACAACTAAGATCGTTACTGCGTTAGATTACAGTTTCTCCAATTACTATAAATCAGGTAATCCGCTCTTCCTCGATCACAATAAGCAAGTTGTGAATGGCCTATGCCAAATTTGGCCTATCGATGTTCTACTGCTCGCTGATGGAAAGACTTCAGATATCCCTTCTGTTGATATCGACTATATGCTGGTGGGAGAGGAGTCGTTATGCTCTGAAACGAGTGACAGCTACAAGAGTGCGTCAGAAAAAATCGCTTTAGCGCCTATCCTGTCATTTTTATCCCAACTCGATGAGTATCATGACGGTGTACATTTCATTGATACTCGTGGTTATGTTATTTCATCGCCGGAAGATTTTGCGAAAGGGTTAGGAAAAGAATTACTTTCAACCATCAAAAGCCGTCCTTACTGGCAAAAAACCGCCAACAACCCTGACCAATTAACCTTATCTGGTCCTGCCTATCGGTTTGATTCTCTTGACCGCATGATCAGTATGACAATCCCCGTTTTCCATAAAGGCGTACACCAAGGGATGTTATCAGTCGATATTGATGCCGATAAACTGCTCGCTAATGCTAACAAACACTTAGCGGGTCGAATTGATATTATTGATACTACTTTAACGAGTCCAAGTGACTCAGCTGCTTTCTATTATAAGATTGAGCTTGAAGGTGTTGCCTCCCATCATGCAATGTACTATGAATTGAATTTTTCTGATGAGGCGCGACATTTTTTCGTCTATGAAAAAGACAGTTTAATCGTCGCTATTATCGTATACCTGTTCTCGGTTACGATTTTCTTTTATGTTAACTCCAATATCGAACGCGGCTACTTCAAAGAACTTGCAGCCAAAGACCCAATGACAGGGTTATTGAATCGACGTGGCTTAGAAGCGTTTTGGCGCAGTGTGGAACATGATCAGTTGTTTGCTTTAACGGTGTTCGATATCGATGACTTCAAGTCGATAAATGATACCTTTGGCCACGATAAAGGTGATGATGTAATCCGCTATATGTCGCGCCAGATAAGCAATAGCATTCGAAGTAGTGATGTAGCAGCAAGATTTGGTGGTGAAGAGTTCGTTGTCTATCTGAAAGGGGATGATCGAGAAACATTGATCAGAACATTACAACGTGTAAAAAGTGCGGTTTGTTCTAAATCTGCGGATATCATTCCTAATGGCTTTACGATATCTGGCGGTGTGTGCATTGTTGAAACAGAACAAAGCAAACTTAACTTTGAAGAGATATTTAAGTACGCCGATGAAAAACTGTACGTGGCTAAGACGACCGGTAAAGACCGAATCGAGTTTTAA